In the genome of Ignavibacteriales bacterium, one region contains:
- a CDS encoding glycosyltransferase, with amino-acid sequence MKKLLFITYFWPPSGKATLHWPLKIIKHLPQSGWQPSVLTVENESFTQKDESLLKEVDPSLKVIKSKTFEPFDIYKKFIGKRKDEQLVASDTISLSNKSFSHRLSIWIRMNLFIPDARIGWNSSAKKAGKDFLTKHDQEAIVTIGPPHSTHLIGKKLSKKFNLPHIPVLIDPWVDIIYYKNFKRSYLTRKIDNHLEKSVLDNASQVVFVTESTKEDYTKKYNFLKDKSHVLYWGYNEEDFSSFSNIKDAELKTIVHAGNIFDYQNPINFWNRIRKEIDNGKNIKLKFIGTISSGIKSAIESAGLNSHTEIIGFLPYSQMVKHLESASALLVCATEKRHMPGKLFEYLRTGKPIIAFGDDNKEVNSILQKSNAGMLFKYNSDADEFFKRFSQFNTDLNFVKQFDRKVIAEKFAGILNSFSVE; translated from the coding sequence TTGAAAAAACTTTTATTCATTACATACTTCTGGCCGCCTTCAGGTAAAGCTACTCTTCATTGGCCCTTGAAAATAATCAAACACCTTCCGCAATCCGGCTGGCAGCCATCTGTGTTAACTGTTGAAAATGAATCCTTCACACAAAAGGATGAAAGCCTTTTAAAAGAAGTTGATCCTTCACTCAAGGTAATCAAATCAAAAACATTTGAGCCGTTTGATATCTATAAAAAATTCATTGGAAAAAGAAAAGACGAACAGCTTGTTGCATCAGACACAATATCTTTAAGCAATAAAAGTTTTTCTCATCGTTTATCGATCTGGATTAGAATGAATCTGTTTATCCCCGATGCTAGAATTGGATGGAATTCTTCTGCGAAAAAAGCGGGGAAAGATTTTTTAACTAAACACGATCAGGAAGCAATAGTAACAATTGGTCCGCCGCACAGTACACATCTCATCGGTAAAAAGCTGAGTAAAAAATTTAATCTCCCTCATATTCCTGTTCTCATTGATCCATGGGTTGATATTATTTACTATAAAAATTTTAAGCGAAGTTATCTCACTCGTAAGATCGATAATCACCTTGAAAAATCTGTCCTTGATAATGCTTCACAGGTTGTTTTCGTAACTGAATCAACAAAAGAAGACTACACAAAGAAGTACAATTTCCTAAAAGATAAATCACACGTTCTTTACTGGGGTTATAATGAAGAAGATTTTTCTTCATTTAGTAATATTAAAGACGCGGAACTAAAAACAATTGTTCATGCAGGAAATATTTTTGATTATCAGAATCCAATAAATTTCTGGAATAGAATCAGGAAAGAAATTGATAACGGAAAAAATATCAAGCTTAAATTTATCGGGACAATCAGCTCCGGAATTAAGAGCGCTATTGAATCAGCAGGATTAAATTCTCACACAGAAATAATCGGATTCCTTCCTTACTCACAAATGGTAAAACATCTCGAAAGCGCTTCTGCATTATTAGTTTGTGCGACTGAGAAAAGACATATGCCGGGAAAACTTTTTGAATATTTACGTACCGGCAAACCCATAATAGCATTCGGCGATGATAATAAAGAAGTAAATTCTATTCTTCAAAAATCAAATGCGGGAATGTTGTTCAAATACAATTCAGATGCGGATGAGTTCTTTAAAAGATTCAGTCAGTTCAACACAGATTTAAATTTTGTAAAGCAGTTTGATAGAAAAGTTATTGCTGAAAAGTTTGCGGGGATATTAAATAGTTTTTCAGTTGAATAA
- the tnpA gene encoding IS200/IS605 family transposase — MSIHSYNKIWIHFIWETLDKQKILHLDARKTISNFLYNYCKEKNIFLKINFVNADHVHALVDLPTNLSIEECIKLLKGASSFFINKQEVINTRFSWGKGYGAFSVSPSQLNKVITYIKNQEEHHKVKTFSEEFELFIKNYGIVEEENG, encoded by the coding sequence ATGTCAATTCATTCATACAATAAAATATGGATACACTTCATCTGGGAGACATTAGATAAACAAAAAATACTTCATCTTGATGCACGAAAAACTATCTCTAATTTTCTTTACAATTATTGCAAAGAGAAAAATATTTTTTTGAAGATAAACTTCGTTAACGCAGACCATGTGCATGCTTTAGTAGATTTGCCAACGAATTTATCAATCGAAGAATGTATAAAATTACTGAAAGGTGCTTCGTCATTTTTTATAAACAAACAGGAAGTTATAAATACAAGATTTTCTTGGGGCAAAGGTTATGGTGCATTTTCGGTTTCACCCTCTCAGTTGAATAAAGTAATTACATATATAAAAAATCAGGAAGAACATCACAAAGTCAAAACTTTTAGTGAGGAGTTTGAGTTGTTTATTAAAAATTATGGGATTGTGGAAGAGGAAAACGGTTGA
- a CDS encoding DegT/DnrJ/EryC1/StrS family aminotransferase: MIEYENLFKANKPFIEEFKLKFADTLNSGWFILGKNVERFEKEFAAYHNAKHCIGLASGLDALILSLVVFDIEKGSEVIVPSNTYIATILAILHAGMKPVLVEPDISTYNIDPERIEEKITPKTKAVMIVHLYGKSCEMDKINSICKKYNLKLIEDCAQSHGALFDGKLTGTFGEFGAFSFYPTKNLGALGDAGAVLTNDDQLAKTIKRLRNYGSDIKYYNELVGYNSRLDEVQAGFLSIKLKRLNEINTHKRNLAEVYHNILKDDFIKPVVDEKYFDVYHIYNIRHPKRDELKEYLLKNEIKTDIHYPVPPHKQIAMRGIVDGNYPISEEIHKTTLSLPVSFGTTKEEVEKVVEVMNRF, translated from the coding sequence GTGATCGAATACGAAAATCTTTTTAAAGCTAACAAACCGTTTATCGAAGAATTCAAATTAAAATTTGCCGATACTTTAAACAGCGGCTGGTTCATTCTCGGAAAAAATGTTGAACGGTTTGAAAAAGAATTCGCAGCATATCATAACGCAAAACATTGTATTGGTCTGGCATCGGGACTTGATGCTTTGATACTTTCGCTTGTTGTTTTTGATATTGAAAAGGGAAGTGAAGTAATTGTTCCATCAAATACATATATCGCGACTATTCTTGCAATACTTCATGCAGGAATGAAGCCTGTTCTTGTCGAGCCGGATATCAGCACTTACAATATTGATCCGGAAAGAATTGAAGAAAAGATCACCCCTAAAACAAAAGCGGTAATGATCGTCCATCTTTATGGCAAAAGCTGTGAGATGGATAAGATAAATTCTATCTGCAAAAAGTATAACCTGAAGCTGATTGAAGACTGTGCCCAGTCGCACGGTGCATTGTTTGATGGAAAACTCACGGGCACTTTCGGCGAATTTGGAGCGTTCAGTTTTTATCCCACAAAAAATCTTGGCGCACTTGGTGACGCAGGCGCTGTCTTAACCAATGATGATCAGCTTGCAAAGACTATTAAACGACTCAGAAATTACGGCAGTGATATAAAGTATTATAATGAACTCGTTGGTTACAATTCCAGGCTCGATGAAGTTCAGGCAGGATTTTTATCGATCAAGCTGAAAAGGTTGAATGAGATAAATACTCACAAAAGAAATCTTGCGGAAGTGTATCATAATATTCTGAAAGATGATTTTATAAAACCAGTTGTAGATGAAAAATATTTTGATGTTTATCACATCTATAACATCCGTCATCCCAAGCGAGATGAGTTGAAGGAATACTTACTAAAGAATGAAATTAAAACCGACATCCATTATCCTGTTCCGCCTCACAAACAAATTGCAATGAGAGGAATAGTGGACGGGAACTATCCAATCTCTGAAGAGATACATAAAACAACGTTGAGTTTACCGGTATCATTCGGAACCACTAAAGAAGAAGTTGAAAAGGTTGTTGAGGTGATGAATAGGTTTTAG
- a CDS encoding FdtA/QdtA family cupin domain-containing protein, protein MAHIINLKTFSEQRGNLTVIESQIPFDIKRIFYIYGVDDSVRGGHRHKTTTQAAICIHGSCVVSNNDGKRHEDFLLDHPSKCLILETYDWHTMHNFSEDAVLLVFANTKFDPEDYIYEDYK, encoded by the coding sequence ATGGCGCATATTATTAATCTTAAAACTTTTTCTGAACAAAGAGGCAATCTGACTGTAATTGAAAGTCAGATCCCGTTTGATATAAAACGAATATTTTACATTTACGGAGTTGATGATTCAGTACGCGGCGGACACAGGCATAAAACAACAACGCAGGCTGCGATATGTATTCACGGAAGCTGCGTGGTATCTAATAATGACGGCAAAAGACATGAAGATTTTTTGTTGGACCATCCGAGTAAATGTTTAATCCTTGAAACTTACGACTGGCATACAATGCATAACTTTTCCGAAGACGCCGTGCTGCTTGTTTTTGCAAATACAAAATTTGATCCTGAAGATTATATCTATGAGGATTATAAGTGA
- a CDS encoding glycosyl transferase — protein sequence MMYNFCTLFDSNYLSRGIACYRSLEKHCDDFHLYIFAFDDKSYSVLQKMNLPKATIITLKQFEDPELLKVKPTRTIAEYCWTSTSSTILYVLENFDVDNCTYIDADIYFYSSPKMIFDEMGDRSILITEHRYSPQYNKELKAGKYCVQFVTFKKDERGLKALRWWRDRCIEWCYNRFEDGKFGDQLYLDDWTTRFEGVHVLQHNGGGIAAWNVQQYDFRRNGERITGIQNDGKQFDVIFYHFHYLRFYKDGSLELGRRILTEKVLDTFYKPYVKLLDEIKKEIEVIDNSFDSNGPSAKPLNWKTPLLYIYRKLRGTYNIFDKKTFAGT from the coding sequence ATTATGTACAACTTCTGCACATTGTTCGATTCAAATTATTTATCAAGAGGAATTGCCTGTTATCGTTCCCTCGAAAAACATTGTGATGATTTTCATTTATACATTTTTGCATTTGATGATAAGAGTTATTCTGTTCTTCAGAAAATGAATCTTCCTAAGGCAACGATAATTACACTCAAACAATTTGAAGATCCGGAACTCTTAAAAGTTAAGCCGACAAGAACCATTGCGGAGTACTGCTGGACAAGCACTTCGTCAACTATACTTTATGTGCTTGAAAACTTTGACGTTGATAACTGTACATACATTGACGCAGATATTTATTTTTACTCTTCGCCAAAAATGATTTTTGATGAGATGGGAGACAGATCAATTCTTATAACTGAGCATCGATATTCACCACAGTACAACAAGGAACTGAAAGCAGGAAAGTATTGTGTTCAGTTTGTAACGTTCAAAAAAGACGAAAGAGGTTTGAAGGCGTTAAGGTGGTGGCGTGACAGGTGCATCGAGTGGTGCTACAACCGTTTTGAAGATGGCAAGTTTGGCGATCAGCTTTATCTTGATGACTGGACAACTCGTTTTGAAGGTGTGCATGTTCTTCAGCATAACGGCGGAGGTATAGCTGCCTGGAATGTTCAGCAATATGATTTCAGGAGAAATGGCGAGCGCATAACCGGAATTCAAAATGATGGAAAACAATTTGATGTTATCTTTTATCATTTTCATTATTTAAGATTTTATAAGGATGGTTCACTTGAATTGGGCAGAAGAATCCTGACTGAAAAAGTGCTCGACACATTTTACAAACCATATGTAAAACTGCTCGATGAAATAAAAAAAGAAATAGAAGTGATCGATAACAGTTTTGATTCAAATGGACCTTCAGCAAAACCATTGAATTGGAAAACTCCTTTGCTATATATTTACAGGAAACTTCGCGGCACATATAATATATTTGACAAAAAAACTTTTGCAGGTACCTGA
- a CDS encoding class I SAM-dependent methyltransferase, which translates to MMSVLKNLVLKHQFNPGFWGIFLNPFYIARRDLHKHLSDLGKNITGKTLDVGCGTKPYKKLFSYTQYVGLEFDTGIDSEKKQADFYYDGKIFPFTENEFDSIVTNQVLEHVFTPDDFLTEINRVLKHGGKLLLTVPFVWDEHEQPYDYARYSSFGLAALLEKHGFKIIEHRKSVNDYRVLGQLFNAYVYKITRRNLFLKNLTLVFVMAPVTMLSILLSKLLPKNDDLYLDNIVLAEKK; encoded by the coding sequence ATGATGAGTGTTCTAAAGAATTTAGTTTTAAAGCATCAATTCAATCCCGGTTTTTGGGGAATCTTTCTTAACCCTTTTTATATCGCCCGTAGAGATCTGCATAAACATCTTTCTGATCTTGGAAAAAATATAACCGGCAAAACTCTCGATGTTGGCTGCGGAACCAAACCTTATAAAAAATTATTTAGTTATACACAGTACGTCGGACTGGAGTTTGACACCGGTATCGATTCAGAAAAGAAACAGGCAGATTTTTATTATGACGGAAAAATTTTTCCCTTTACTGAAAATGAATTTGATTCAATCGTTACTAACCAGGTACTTGAACATGTTTTTACCCCGGATGATTTTCTTACAGAGATAAATCGTGTCCTGAAGCACGGCGGTAAGCTTTTACTCACTGTTCCTTTCGTTTGGGATGAACACGAACAGCCTTATGATTATGCGCGTTATTCTTCATTCGGGTTAGCTGCATTGCTTGAAAAACATGGATTTAAAATCATTGAACATAGAAAAAGTGTAAATGATTACAGGGTGCTCGGTCAGTTGTTTAACGCTTATGTTTATAAGATCACGAGAAGAAATTTATTTTTGAAAAACCTTACTCTTGTCTTTGTTATGGCTCCGGTAACAATGTTAAGCATTTTACTTTCAAAATTATTACCGAAAAACGATGATCTTTATTTAGACAACATTGTTCTTGCTGAGAAAAAATAA
- a CDS encoding methyltransferase domain-containing protein, with protein sequence MQDNRKYNYDLPFNENRTEYDIVISFIKSNSLVIDLGCGNGALLHRLIKEKSVSAKGLELSPSGVEVCKAAGLDVQTGSIDQPLPFNDNTFDYAICNVTIQMVMYPEILLSEMKRIAKHQIISFPNFAFYKNRIDLLLNGRMPQNGLFGYQWFDTGHIHQLSIKDFELLVECVGGLEFLEKRSVEPGNPVKNFLIKSFPNLFEQIPVFLLRKTK encoded by the coding sequence CTGCAGGATAACAGAAAATATAATTACGATCTCCCGTTCAATGAAAACCGTACTGAGTACGACATTGTCATTTCATTTATTAAGTCAAATTCTTTGGTTATTGATCTTGGTTGCGGCAACGGTGCATTACTGCACAGGCTTATTAAAGAAAAATCTGTCAGCGCTAAAGGATTGGAACTTTCTCCTTCCGGTGTTGAAGTATGTAAAGCTGCAGGTCTCGATGTTCAGACCGGTTCGATTGATCAGCCTCTTCCTTTCAACGATAATACTTTTGATTATGCAATCTGTAACGTCACTATTCAAATGGTGATGTACCCGGAGATTCTTCTTTCTGAAATGAAACGAATTGCAAAGCATCAGATAATTTCTTTCCCGAATTTTGCCTTTTATAAAAACAGGATTGATCTGCTGCTCAACGGAAGAATGCCACAGAATGGTTTGTTCGGTTACCAGTGGTTTGATACAGGACATATTCATCAATTATCCATTAAAGATTTTGAATTGCTTGTCGAGTGCGTTGGCGGATTAGAGTTTTTAGAAAAGCGATCTGTAGAACCCGGTAACCCTGTTAAAAATTTTTTGATTAAAAGTTTTCCAAACCTGTTTGAACAGATTCCTGTTTTCCTTTTGAGGAAAACTAAATGA
- a CDS encoding glycosyltransferase, whose translation MMYSPIALFVYNRPDHFKRTIDSLIINDLALKSDLIIFSDGAKDITDEKSVQKVREIIKEIQGFKSVKSEQSDINKGLAKSIIYGVTNTVKKFGRIIVLEDDMIVSPYFLNFMNEALDIYEREENVISIHGYIYPVKKQLPETFFLRGADCWGWATWKRGWDFFEEDSNFLIEQIDKSKLQKEFDLGGSVKNYRMLKNQREGKIDSWAIRWHASAFIKNKLTLYPGKSLVKNIGTDGLGTHLGSTNVYDTFISEGKVNLKKIPLEVNKLNEQIISEYFRSIKFKSRVSGLKKRLGI comes from the coding sequence ATAATGTACTCACCGATTGCATTATTCGTTTATAATCGTCCCGATCATTTCAAAAGAACAATTGATTCACTTATCATAAATGACTTAGCGTTAAAAAGCGATCTGATAATTTTTTCTGATGGAGCAAAAGATATTACTGATGAGAAATCAGTTCAAAAAGTCAGAGAGATTATTAAAGAAATTCAAGGATTTAAATCAGTAAAATCCGAACAAAGCGATATTAATAAAGGACTGGCAAAGTCTATAATTTATGGTGTGACTAATACAGTTAAAAAATTTGGAAGAATCATTGTGTTAGAAGATGATATGATTGTTTCTCCTTATTTCCTGAACTTTATGAATGAAGCTTTAGATATTTATGAACGGGAAGAGAATGTTATCAGCATTCACGGTTATATTTACCCGGTCAAAAAACAATTACCTGAAACCTTTTTTTTGAGAGGTGCTGACTGTTGGGGATGGGCTACCTGGAAAAGAGGCTGGGATTTTTTCGAAGAAGACTCCAATTTCTTGATTGAACAGATTGATAAATCTAAACTTCAAAAGGAATTTGACTTAGGAGGTTCTGTTAAAAATTACCGGATGCTTAAAAATCAAAGAGAAGGAAAGATTGATTCCTGGGCTATCAGATGGCATGCCTCTGCATTTATTAAAAACAAACTGACTTTATATCCGGGAAAATCTTTAGTGAAAAATATAGGGACAGACGGGTTAGGCACCCATCTTGGTTCAACAAATGTTTATGACACTTTCATTTCAGAAGGTAAAGTCAATTTGAAAAAAATACCGTTGGAGGTAAACAAGTTGAATGAACAAATTATTTCCGAATATTTTAGATCAATAAAATTTAAATCCCGTGTTTCCGGCTTAAAAAAGAGGTTGGGAATTTAA
- a CDS encoding FkbM family methyltransferase produces MPVSVTDKIKILAELFTKPKTMSALLSQKYSGFLKDSGWFNAFESGKPIDGEGNPLPWLTYSFIDFLTPRLNNQISVFEYGAGNSTLYFAKNVSKVIAVEHSNSWHEKISKMVPANTSILFQSESNKKEYISSVLNAGIKFNIVLVDAIFRVECLETSISALENDGIIILDDSERKEYFTGIDLLLRQGFRKLDFWGISPGYLYKKCTTVFYKNNNCLNI; encoded by the coding sequence ATGCCGGTTAGTGTTACAGATAAAATAAAAATTTTGGCTGAGTTATTTACAAAGCCAAAAACTATGAGTGCACTACTCTCACAGAAGTATTCAGGCTTTTTAAAGGATTCAGGTTGGTTTAATGCATTCGAATCTGGAAAGCCAATTGATGGTGAAGGTAATCCACTACCATGGCTCACATATTCTTTTATTGACTTCTTGACACCAAGACTCAATAATCAAATAAGTGTATTTGAATATGGTGCTGGAAATTCAACACTTTATTTTGCAAAAAATGTTAGTAAAGTTATAGCAGTAGAGCACAGCAATTCCTGGCATGAAAAGATCAGTAAAATGGTTCCTGCAAATACATCTATTCTCTTCCAATCTGAATCAAATAAAAAAGAATACATCAGTTCTGTACTAAATGCCGGAATTAAATTTAATATCGTATTAGTTGATGCAATTTTTAGAGTTGAGTGTCTGGAAACAAGTATAAGTGCTTTAGAGAATGATGGAATCATTATCCTCGATGATAGTGAACGAAAGGAGTATTTCACAGGTATTGATCTATTATTGCGTCAGGGTTTTAGGAAGTTAGATTTTTGGGGTATATCACCAGGTTACTTATACAAAAAATGTACAACTGTTTTTTACAAAAATAATAACTGCCTAAATATATAA
- a CDS encoding flippase, producing the protein MFGERIIRMLVGFFVSVYVVRYLGPDQFGLFSYALSFVGLFATLSTLGLDSIVVRELVKAPDRRDEILGSVFNLRIWGGVASIILLAVTIFAKGEDSLTTILILVIAATNIFQCLNVVEYYFQSKVESKFNVYVQSSSMLIAAVLKVVLILNESPLLYFAIVHASESLFMSAGYFIVYKKNNLNITKWYFKKDTAQLLLKDAWPLILSGIVISVYMKIDQVMIRNMLDDKQTGFYAAAVKLSEAWYFIPMAICTSLFPAIVNAKQMSHELYINRLQKLYDMLAAISIGIALPVTFLSTFIISILYGEKFLPAADVLTIYIWAGVAVFLGIASSQYLINENLTKLSFYRTFVGMVVNVILNLVLIPVYGIVGSAIATLVSYSMATFSIAFSASTREQLYMMIKSIFFVNIIKLLRRNAG; encoded by the coding sequence ATGTTCGGTGAAAGAATCATCAGGATGCTTGTTGGTTTTTTTGTCAGTGTTTACGTAGTAAGATATCTTGGACCTGATCAATTCGGGTTATTCAGTTATGCGTTAAGCTTTGTCGGGTTATTCGCAACACTCTCCACTTTGGGTCTTGACAGCATAGTGGTTAGAGAACTTGTAAAAGCTCCTGACAGAAGAGACGAAATACTCGGCTCGGTTTTTAACTTGAGGATTTGGGGCGGAGTTGCATCAATCATTCTGCTTGCGGTTACAATATTTGCAAAGGGAGAAGATTCACTAACAACGATACTTATTCTGGTTATAGCTGCGACAAATATTTTTCAATGCCTAAATGTAGTTGAATACTACTTCCAGTCAAAAGTCGAATCAAAGTTTAATGTGTATGTTCAGTCATCGTCAATGTTAATTGCAGCGGTATTGAAAGTTGTTCTAATACTGAATGAGTCACCGCTCTTATATTTTGCGATTGTTCATGCTTCTGAAAGTTTGTTTATGTCGGCTGGTTATTTTATAGTTTATAAAAAGAATAACCTTAACATCACAAAATGGTATTTCAAAAAAGACACAGCACAACTCTTATTAAAGGATGCCTGGCCGTTGATATTATCCGGGATAGTTATTTCTGTGTACATGAAAATTGACCAGGTTATGATTAGAAACATGCTTGATGATAAGCAAACAGGATTTTATGCTGCGGCCGTAAAACTATCGGAGGCATGGTATTTTATCCCGATGGCGATTTGCACATCGTTATTTCCTGCCATAGTTAATGCAAAGCAGATGAGTCACGAACTTTATATTAACCGATTGCAGAAGTTATATGATATGCTGGCTGCGATTTCAATTGGAATAGCATTGCCGGTAACATTTCTTTCGACATTTATTATTTCAATATTATACGGTGAAAAATTTCTACCTGCTGCTGATGTTTTAACAATTTACATCTGGGCAGGTGTTGCGGTATTTTTAGGCATAGCGAGCAGCCAGTACCTGATAAATGAGAATCTGACAAAGCTTTCATTTTACAGAACTTTTGTTGGAATGGTAGTTAATGTGATACTGAATTTGGTACTCATACCTGTTTATGGAATTGTGGGCTCTGCAATTGCAACGTTAGTTTCGTACTCAATGGCAACTTTCTCAATTGCATTTTCAGCTAGTACACGAGAACAATTGTATATGATGATAAAATCAATTTTTTTTGTAAACATCATCAAACTTTTAAGAAGAAATGCCGGTTAG